TCAGGAAACCTTTGCTGAACAAATTGAAATCTGACACCACACCAGCTCCCGCATGGTCCAGTGTTTTGCTTCCTTTTTGTCTTGTCATTTGTCTGCTGCCATTGGGCCTAAGTCAACTACAGCGTTCTGGTTTGATCTGATctacgcccccccccccccctccaacatacacacacatgcacacggaCACAAACCACATTCAGGGCAgtggttgttttgtttctatttcgtttttttttaccaagttTCTAAAAAAAggtatcatttttttcaaaaagcaaTAGCCGAAAGCAGCTGTTTGTTGCATGTAAGGCTTTTGGTAGTGAAAAAATGAAGAGTAAACATTCCTTCTAAAACCTAAGAGAAACAACTTGAATTAATCTCAGTGATTTTTCTGTTCTGTCCATGTTTTTGTCCCATGTTGAGCTTTCCTGGCTCTTTTTAAGGAGAAACCATTACATCATCTTTCCTGTCTCCACCCATTGCCATTAAGACTTATGCTTTTTGTTATCAGAGGTCATAGTGGTTAGACTTGAATGTGAATGGGGAAAGAAggaacatgtttgtttgttatcCAGATAACCaatatttcctttgtttgtGTGGGCAGGTACTTAAAAAACTCCTGGTTCTCTCACAGATGTACAGTCACTTTCCTCTGATacacagtgacattttttaattacataattgttattattaaggCCAATTCTGTACTGTTGGtacctcctcttttctttttatgaagGATACTTGCTGCCGGTGATTTCTCTTCACAATTGACAACCAGTTAGAGATTTGCATCGGACACAGAAGCAAAGAAATGGGTCCAGTTATGCcatcaaatcaaatgtttatACTTCTCATCTCATATTTCATAGGCACCAAGCATTATGCAATTTGTGTTGGAGAGTTATTCCCCCTCCGTGCGCGGGGTAGTGAAATTTAATTTGATAAAGATGTGCTGGTCAAGATATGTTACAAAGCTGAACATGAACAGCTACACATTACAGATGGATAGAGCTGTTTCAACTGACAACATATCTGctcccaaaatgtaaaaaatgaagaCTGCAGAAGCCGGTGTAATCAGGTGTACTTCCCAACAGGCCCCCCTGTTCAGCAGCAGGAGGAACAGATGGACTGTGGTGCCGCAACCCCTGAACCAAGTGATGATGCCACTTTGTTACAGGTAAACAATTGAGGTCAGGCTGACAGGGCATTGTCAGGACTGTAAGGGTGAAGGTACAAAGTGTCATGTgcaattctgtgtgtgtgtgtgtgtgtgttcaggatgCATTaaatggagaggaggatttgagtgaggaggagaaggtCAGACGGAGGGCAGAGCGACGCAGAGCCAAGAGGAAGGTaggcacacaaacactgcaCCCCTTAAAGATCCTACTTGTTGCACCTTTTAATAAGTAGAGTTTATTATGCTACGTATGATGGGTGCAGTCATCCATTTTCTCATGTCTAAAGTACCGAATCTGTTTCAGCGCCGTAGGAAACGTAAGAAGCAGGAGCAGGTTAAGCAAAACGAGAGTGCTGAACAGGTAACAGTCACATTTCCTTCTGGGAGCGTCCTACATTTGCTTTTGCTTTGAGTAGCTGGATATTTATGTGGTCTTTCACATTAGGATGATGAAGACGAAGACGGAGGTGCGGAGTCTGAATTGGATGAGAGCGAGTCAGAAGCAGAGGTTAACGCTGAAGAGGAGAAACAAGtacagaaagaggagaaaaaggaggcAAAATCAGTCGCCTCACAGAAGTACGATACCGCTCCTCTCATGGCTCCCTCAGGAATCAAAGGGCATCAGAAGACCCAAGCCAGGTCCGCTGAAGAGGTgaggacaaaaataaattaaatcctCTTTCGCTTGCTTTTTCAGTCATTACGCCTGAGATACACTACCTGGGTGAGCAGCACGTGTGCGTCGTGGAACCTCTTGCTTTACATTTTGGCGTCCATGTTAACAGGtcagagcagccacacagcctgCGTGAGACGCACAGCTGCAGCGGCACGTCATCTAGAGATTCAAAGTCTCGCctacttttttctgtgtgacCTGCGCGGTTTTTAGCAAAAATAGACGGTGAAACTGATCTGTTTATAACCATGTTGACATCAAACCAGCAACATTACATCTTTCACTATAGTTTCAATGTCTATATCTGTaaaatatgtcacagacatgaaaacaaTATAATGTGTCAGCACTGCAGGTCAGCCTGCGTGGTGCGCGCAGAGAACCTCTCTGGCAGGGAACTCCAACGCAAAGAGTCGCTGACACACTGAGCTTCTTTTCTCGACTTCTGTTCGCGttctgtgatattagttcaaacTGTGACTCATGCCTGTTTTACGTGCTTCCAGACGGAGAtttggtgttgttattttccttatttattGTCAGTTTCCCCCGACAGtcagtttggaggtttgtttgtagAGTGTGTTTGGCTCATTTGGGGAACTTTGTCATCTGGAGGGAATTTTTTCATTTGGAGTGATAACAGCGGcagaataatcaatataatcaataaaaaaacaaacaaaacaaaccttgTCCTGTGCATGTAGCCGACAAAGAAGTAGCCCCAACCAGACCCTACCGTGCCCGTCAGAAAGAAAGTCCCTTTCTCcttacatatttattttgtttttcacaatttgAGCACACgcttcttaacctttttctgtctaagctaaatataaataaaattttataatgaaatgatatgaaacattctattaTCGATAACCAtgatcaaagtcaaactctatgtagaaagatagaTGGCAGTAGCAGCgccacagcagcaacactgtctgtgtggacaccacATGCATGCGAGCCGCAGCAGTTCAGTGATGCACATGCACTTCTCAGGTAGAGGTAGACAGTGTGTCCCAGGCATTAGCCATCCACACTCACGAGTATGCAGGTTTTAATTCTGGCCAAACACGACAGTAGAAGATGTAACTAATAAATGACCCCACCTCTTGTTCAAATCTGTCAGTCAGCTGCTGTAGTATTGGTTTGAAATCAAAGCCTAAATACTTGTAGGCTTTAATGGCACATGACTGAACAATCACCAAtgtctgtcttcctgttttCCACAGGAGCCAGAGTGGGATGTGAGCAGTGCCTTCTTTGCTAATGCTGCTAGCCATATCAAACCCAAAGGATCATGTCGCAAGTCCAAAGAAAACAAGGAGAACGAGGACAGGAGAGAGGTGAATAGATAATGATAGACACTGTGAGATCAGAGCTCATGTCATAACTGTCCACTGTCCACAACAGTGTGTTCCTCTAATAGGTCCAAAGTCTGATGTGTGGAAAATACACTTTGGACTGCAAAAGCTttaaaagctgtgtgtgtgtgtgtgtgtgtgtgtgtgtgtgtgtgtgtgtgtgtgtgttgacctACTATACCTCAGCTGTAGAATGAATCATCACCTTTGTCATGTAATGCATTACATTAGGCATTTGtcagtaacaaaacaaaacctcaaCAAAAggcagtttttattgtttttgttgttttgaaaaattatatatatatacacacatgcagtaaaTTTATTTACGCACATTGcatgtgtttgatttgaaaagGCAAACCCAATTAGAACGTTGTCTACTGAAAATGTTGAGAAGCAGATCattgaatacattttcacaGCTGTGAATATGaactgatgaaaataataattttcttaCAGACAAACGGAACTGACACCATGACTAAGAAAAGCGCATCACTGACAGGTAAAGAATGATATCTGTGTAATAGGGAATTTAACTTCTTTTACTAGGTTATTCATTGACAGAGACACAAAGCCCTAAAGGAAATTATTGATTACCCATTCCTTTGTACAAACATGTCAGCGTGTGGCACTGCGGTCAGGTGAGCCCTTGGGCTACTGACTCACCAGAGAATTATTTACaaggcttttcttttttctcttgtagAAAAAGGGATAAAGCTTGTGCAAGAGGGGCAGTACTCGCAAGCTGTCAGTATGTTTACAGAAGCCATCAAATGTGATCCAAAGGATTACAGGTACATCATCTGTGATCATGACTTGCTTATTACAAAGGGGATAGAGACATTTTAGACACATGtaacatcattatttttcacttttcaaaaacaacttCCTGTAGGTTCTTTGGGAATCGTTCTTATTGCTATTACTGCTTGGAGCAGTACCCTCAGGCCCTGGCAGATGCTGAACGCTCCATTCAGCTGGCACCAGACTGGCCCAAAGGACACTTCCGCAAGGGCAGTGCTCTAATGGGCATGAAGGTGGGAACAGGCCACTGTGGCCCTAGTATTATTAGAACGGAAGAAATATCTACTGAATAGCTTCTCACAGGCCTTTACTGTGTGATAAGACTCACTGACAGTTTTGTGTCTGATTATCTGCATTGTAGCGGTACAGTGAGGCAGAGAAGGCTATGGAGCAGGTGCTAAAACTGGACAAAGACTGTGAGGAGGCCGTCAACGACCTGTTAAACTGCAAAGTGCTGCAGTTAATGGTAAATACACTTGTAAACAAAGTGTCTTTCTCATAAGCCTGTTAGCTGCGAGTGAAAATAATCTGTCAAACCTCAACTGTCTATTCTTGACTCTTGACTCCTAAAGCTTTATTCCTTTGACTGTATGttgttatatttgtgttttatattttttctctctgcccCCTTTCATCAGGAGCTTGGTTTTGATGAAGTGCAAAGTGTCCTTTTGCTGGAGAAATTCTCAACTGTGCAGGCTGTTTTGGCATCTTGTTCAGATGCTGCCAGGGGTAAGATCACATGCAAATattcaatattatattttacaagggccttcattttctcttttgtgaCAGTGGAAAGCAATGATATAGAGAATATGCCATATGTTAAAATCATTCAGCTTGGAAGATTTTATTCTATATATTCAGTTAttgaagatttttttgttttgcagctgGGAGCCAAGATCAGTCAGTTGTGCAGCCAGGGTAGGTCACTATTTGTTTGTCTCATCAAAGCTTGGGGTCCAGAAGGGGTGgtggttaaaatgtttttttttcatctgagtTTACATATTTATCTTTACAGGTTGTCTTTAGTGTTCTTCAGAGAAATATGAACAAATTATATATctgaactgtgtttttattgctttcagtcatgttttttctctgtctttccttcaGAAGCCCTTGCCCATCCCTCTGGGTGGGAAATGTGACAACTGAGCTAACTGAGAAACACCTATGggacctttttaaaatgtatgaccCTAGTCCAGCCAAATATTTGATCTACAAATTTATGAGTTGAAACCAGTCCATATAAGCACAATGTTCCTGTTCCTAATTCAATAACTGGactgacattttaaacacttGCACAAAAACATGGACATTAATATTTAACCAAGATGGTTGTTGACTTGTCTGTTAAGTTGTTGACTTTGCATTGTAGGTATGGTGAGATAGAGAGTATCCGTGTGCTGCATGAGAGATTCTGTGCCTTTGTCAATTTCAAGAATGCAAACATGGCAGCTCGTGCAATGGAGAAACTAAATGTGAGTACTTGTTGGTTCCCCTCTTTGTCAAAGCTGTTTTAAATAACAGTATTCTGGACTCATGGTTGCAAATATGCTTCCCCCCCCTACAGGGTTATTGCATTGAGAACACACGTTTAGTGGTGCGCTATCCTGACCGTCGCACTCAGAGGGTCATCCCTTTCCCACTTAAAACCTGTCTTCCTGTCACACAGCAGGCAGGAGCAGCTGCTGGGTAAGAAGCACTCCTGCCTCACTGTATAGACTGTCCAGTTCACTGAAATCACAGAGTTTTAATCGTTTTTATACTTAATGTGCTTCtgctgtgtctttgtcttttaatttatGTCATCCTTCTCTGTGCTCAGACCTCGAAGGCGTGGCCCAGTGAACGGAGATGAGTGTTACTTCTGGAGAACCACCGGCTGCCATTTTGGGGACAAGTGTCGCTACAAACACATTCCTGAACAGAAAGGCAAGGACAGGAAACCCTGGCAGCCTTAAACTCAGTTTGCTTCAGTAGTGTGCAGGAAACTAGGATGCACAGAGAGCGGAAGGAACCGGTACTAAATGGACCAGGTTCTCTGGGCTAAAAATACTCACTATGGCAAAATGGACCAGAATATTCAAAGGATCAGAGCCAGCACTCTAAGGCTCTAAAGCAGGGATAGTCAAACATGTGCCACAAAGGACTGGGAGTGTGATGGTTTTCACAATACTGGATGATATTGATTATCAGTTCACCATTTAGCAGATTGGAGCAAAGAAAACACCCGGTGTAGTTTTTGTTTGGAATGAAAACCTTCATATTCACAGCCGCTCTTGGCATATGGTGATCTATCCCCGCTGTAAGGGATACAACATAACGTCACAGGCCTACtacagaaagaggaagttgAATTGTTGaatatactaaaaaaaaaaaagaaaagaaaaaagattgcCTCCGTTCTGTACAGCGGTGATGAAATGATAAAGGACTTTAATCCTTTAGAAATGCCAATATACAGCAGTGTTTCTCCCTGTTTATAATGTACAGTAACTTGGCCGATACTTTCACTTGTAGTTTGTACATCCACCACTTCTCGCATCAGTCTATGGTTTAGACTGATGTTTCCATTCATACTCTCTGTTTCTGTGCCAAAAATAGTATATTTTCCATCAGACCAAAGACTTACCAACagattattttgacatttgacattttagtacTTCCCCTACCTAgatatgttttttctcttttagccAATAAGCTACAGAGGCCCAGTGAGGAGCCTTTGGACTGTGCTATGTAGCCTTTTACAGTTTAGATGATTATACATGAATAAGTGGATGTATGTGCCACAAATTGGACTTGAAGGATGGAAAAATTGTATGTTTGATTATGTTGGATTAGGtccatatttcacattatttacTTATTGGCTGCCCTTTTGTTAAAAAGCTTGTGGGATGTAGaagaaataatagaaacacctGACGATATCATGCAATCCAATAGAATAAATACTACCTTTATGAAGGCTGTAGTGTTCAGGTTTTGTCGGGACTGTGTCAGAGAGGTATTGTTTTAACTCTATGGTAAATTTAAGGCCATAGATTTTGGCTTTGTTTTATTGGATTGCATGATGTGTCAGGTTTATCAAGTTCTTCAGTCTTCATTCCCTGTTTTGTGGCCTGTAGATGAGCTGAGGCATATATCTGTGCACCCAATGCAAATGAATGGCCTTCATAAGTTTTTATCATAGCTTTAGAATAATAGTCCATGTAATTTCTTGGTACATTTGCATAGTAAACATCACAGTGCTTTCTGTCTATGCAAAAGAAATGTAGCGACTTGATTGTCTGTTCTGTTTTAGACATTCACACCTACCACGTATGGCAAATGCAAGTCTGCCCGAGGTTATAGGTTGTTGTTGTCTATGACCGACATGCCGGTCACATTGATAAACTAATTCAAACTACAAGACAGTGCCTTACAAAAAATCATGCTCAgtcatgtgcgcacacacaaaGTCACGTGTGTAAGGTGATGCTCTTACAGAACTCTTGAAAAGCAGTGTTTTTGACCCTAGGGCCTccatttcagtatttcagtgaACCAAAGAATGCTTCATCTGATGGCTCTGAAGTAAAAACAGCCTTGTTATTTCATGAGTTACAACACTAGACATGCATTAAAACTCATTGGCATGGGTATGTATCATCCACTAGACAAGAATTACAGCAATGACATCTGGTTCAAGTCTACACTACATTCATTAGTGTACTATGCTCAGCATAGTGACAGTATTTATTTTCCTATTTATACCTatgatttttttcaacatttttttacaaaaaaaaaaacaaaccttggGAGCTGAATTCTGCTTTTTAATTTACTGGCCACCTTCTCTTCTCACTTTAGGGTAGgttaaagaaatgtattttctacAAATACAGTTTTCCCCAGTTTATGTCTGGCCGTAGAAGGCAAGAAAGTGTTTGCTATTTG
This genomic stretch from Thunnus albacares chromosome 14, fThuAlb1.1, whole genome shotgun sequence harbors:
- the zgc:123010 gene encoding tetratricopeptide repeat protein 31 isoform X1, coding for MVALMKFTRDICRLLGLGSGPPVQQQEEQMDCGAATPEPSDDATLLQDALNGEEDLSEEEKVRRRAERRRAKRKRRRKRKKQEQVKQNESAEQDDEDEDGGAESELDESESEAEVNAEEEKQVQKEEKKEAKSVASQKYDTAPLMAPSGIKGHQKTQARSAEEEPEWDVSSAFFANAASHIKPKGSCRKSKENKENEDRRETNGTDTMTKKSASLTEKGIKLVQEGQYSQAVSMFTEAIKCDPKDYRFFGNRSYCYYCLEQYPQALADAERSIQLAPDWPKGHFRKGSALMGMKRYSEAEKAMEQVLKLDKDCEEAVNDLLNCKVLQLMELGFDEVQSVLLLEKFSTVQAVLASCSDAARAGSQDQSVVQPGSPCPSLWVGNVTTELTEKHLWDLFKMYGEIESIRVLHERFCAFVNFKNANMAARAMEKLNGYCIENTRLVVRYPDRRTQRVIPFPLKTCLPVTQQAGAAAGPRRRGPVNGDECYFWRTTGCHFGDKCRYKHIPEQKGKDRKPWQP
- the zgc:123010 gene encoding tetratricopeptide repeat protein 31 isoform X2, which encodes MVALMKFTRDICRLLGLGSGPPVQQQEEQMDCGAATPEPSDDATLLQDALNGEEDLSEEEKVRRRAERRRAKRKRRRKRKKQEQVKQNESAEQDDEDEDGGAESELDESESEAEVNAEEEKQVQKEEKKEAKSVASQKYDTAPLMAPSGIKGHQKTQARSAEEEPEWDVSSAFFANAASHIKPKGSCRKSKENKENEDRRETNGTDTMTKKSASLTEKGIKLVQEGQYSQAVSMFTEAIKCDPKDYRFFGNRSYCYYCLEQYPQALADAERSIQLAPDWPKGHFRKGSALMGMKRYSEAEKAMEQVLKLDKDCEEAVNDLLNCKVLQLMELGFDEVQSVLLLEKFSTVQAVLASCSDAARAGSQDQSVVQPGPCPSLWVGNVTTELTEKHLWDLFKMYGEIESIRVLHERFCAFVNFKNANMAARAMEKLNGYCIENTRLVVRYPDRRTQRVIPFPLKTCLPVTQQAGAAAGPRRRGPVNGDECYFWRTTGCHFGDKCRYKHIPEQKGKDRKPWQP